Proteins encoded together in one bacterium window:
- the secE gene encoding preprotein translocase subunit SecE yields MLEKIKVFFQEVSVELKKVSWPTRQQTVSATVVVITVSFIVAFFLGIVDIVLARIVGGIMK; encoded by the coding sequence ATGCTTGAGAAGATCAAGGTGTTCTTCCAGGAAGTGAGCGTCGAGCTGAAGAAGGTCAGCTGGCCGACGCGCCAGCAGACCGTGTCCGCCACCGTCGTGGTGATCACGGTCTCGTTCATCGTGGCCTTCTTCCTCGGGATCGTCGACATCGTCCTCGCCCGGATCGTCGGCGGGATCATGAAGTAG
- the nusG gene encoding transcription termination/antitermination protein NusG, with protein sequence MSEAVGTAVEQRWYVIHTYSGFEAKVRESLLERMAAAGWAEKIAEVLVPSEEIVELKKGKRRVSERKIFPGYILVKMELNDETWHLVQETPRITGFVGGRTHPTPLSEAEVQEIIKATSAEEGPKPRVRFRIGESVRITDGPFTNFTGSVDTVNEERGKLRVMVSIFGRSTPVELDYLQVERV encoded by the coding sequence ATGAGCGAAGCGGTGGGCACGGCGGTCGAACAGCGCTGGTACGTCATCCACACCTACTCGGGCTTCGAGGCCAAGGTGCGCGAGAGCCTGCTCGAGCGCATGGCGGCCGCCGGGTGGGCGGAGAAGATCGCGGAGGTGCTCGTGCCCTCCGAGGAGATCGTCGAGCTCAAGAAGGGCAAGCGCCGCGTCTCCGAGCGCAAGATCTTCCCCGGCTACATCCTGGTGAAGATGGAGCTCAACGACGAGACCTGGCACCTCGTGCAGGAGACCCCGCGCATCACGGGCTTCGTCGGCGGGCGCACCCACCCGACGCCGCTGAGCGAGGCGGAGGTCCAGGAGATCATCAAGGCCACGAGCGCGGAGGAGGGTCCCAAGCCGCGCGTGCGCTTCCGCATCGGCGAGAGCGTGCGGATCACCGACGGGCCGTTCACGAACTTCACGGGGTCGGTGGACACGGTCAACGAGGAGCGCGGCAAGCTGCGCGTGATGGTCAGCATCTTCGGCCGGTCGACGCCGGTCGAGCTCGACTACCTCCAGGTGGAGCGGGTCTAG
- the rplK gene encoding 50S ribosomal protein L11, with product MAKKETAKVKLQLQAGKANPSPPVGPALSQHGVNIMEFCKAFNAATAKEEGMVIPVIITVYSDRSFSFIQKTPPAAVLLKKAAGLVKGSGTTGREKVGSVTKKQVEDIARQKLPDLNAKDLAGAIKTVEGTARSMGLEVTQ from the coding sequence ATGGCGAAGAAAGAGACGGCGAAAGTCAAGCTGCAGCTCCAGGCGGGCAAGGCCAACCCCTCCCCGCCCGTCGGGCCGGCGCTCTCGCAGCACGGCGTCAACATCATGGAGTTCTGCAAGGCCTTCAACGCGGCGACCGCGAAGGAGGAGGGGATGGTCATCCCGGTGATCATCACGGTCTACTCCGACCGCTCCTTCTCCTTCATCCAGAAGACGCCGCCGGCGGCGGTGCTGCTCAAGAAGGCCGCCGGCCTGGTCAAGGGCTCGGGGACGACCGGGCGCGAGAAGGTCGGTTCGGTCACGAAGAAGCAGGTCGAGGACATCGCGCGCCAGAAGCTGCCCGACCTCAACGCGAAGGACCTCGCCGGGGCGATCAAGACCGTCGAGGGCACCGCGCGGAGCATGGGCCTCGAGGTCACGCAGTAG
- the rplA gene encoding 50S ribosomal protein L1: protein MAQHGKKYRAALAGVDREKRYGLEEAVALVKKLAYAKYDEAVEISIRLGIDAKKTDQLVRGSVVLPHGLGRKVRVLVFAKGDKANEARDAGADEYGGDELVEKIQGGFMDFDKVIATPDMMGQVGRLGKVLGPRGLMPNPKLGTVTFDVARAIQEVKAGRAEYRAEKAGIVHAGVGRKSFDDAKLVDNIRAFMDSVLKAKPATSKGQYLKGVALSTTIGPGVKLDVGQFGGAH, encoded by the coding sequence ATGGCACAGCACGGCAAGAAGTACCGCGCGGCGCTCGCGGGCGTCGACCGCGAGAAGCGCTACGGCCTCGAGGAGGCGGTGGCGCTGGTGAAGAAGCTCGCCTACGCCAAGTACGACGAGGCGGTCGAGATCTCGATCCGCCTCGGCATCGACGCGAAGAAGACCGACCAGCTCGTGCGCGGCTCGGTGGTCCTGCCGCACGGCCTGGGCCGGAAGGTCCGCGTCCTGGTCTTCGCCAAGGGCGACAAGGCCAACGAGGCCCGCGACGCCGGCGCCGACGAGTACGGCGGCGACGAGCTGGTCGAGAAGATCCAGGGCGGCTTCATGGACTTCGACAAGGTGATCGCGACCCCGGACATGATGGGCCAGGTCGGGCGGCTCGGGAAGGTGCTCGGCCCCCGCGGCCTGATGCCCAACCCCAAGCTCGGCACCGTGACCTTCGACGTGGCGCGCGCGATCCAGGAGGTCAAGGCCGGCCGCGCCGAGTACCGCGCGGAGAAGGCCGGCATCGTGCACGCCGGCGTCGGCCGCAAGTCCTTCGACGACGCGAAGCTCGTGGACAACATCCGCGCCTTCATGGACAGCGTGCTCAAGGCCAAGCCGGCCACGAGCAAGGGGCAGTACCTCAAGGGCGTCGCCCTCTCGACCACGATCGGTCCGGGGGTGAAGCTCGACGTGGGGCAGTTCGGCGGGGCCCACTAG
- the rplJ gene encoding 50S ribosomal protein L10, whose amino-acid sequence MKRQEKVETVERLQAEIASRPNLFLAEYRGMTVEQVTDLRVKVRKADGAMQVVKNTFLRRAVAGQPQEPVAAGAKGPNALFLGGADVVELTKVLAAADKDIQPFVLKGGVVDGRAVTAAEIRQISELPPRAVLLGRAVGSMVSPLRGFVSVCQGNIRKLVYALEAVRQAKEKSAA is encoded by the coding sequence GTGAAGCGTCAGGAGAAAGTCGAGACGGTGGAGCGGCTGCAGGCGGAGATCGCCAGCCGGCCGAACCTCTTCCTCGCGGAGTACCGCGGCATGACGGTCGAGCAGGTCACCGACCTGCGCGTCAAGGTCCGCAAGGCCGACGGCGCGATGCAGGTGGTGAAGAACACCTTCCTGCGCCGGGCGGTGGCCGGTCAGCCGCAGGAGCCGGTCGCGGCGGGCGCCAAGGGCCCGAACGCGCTGTTCCTCGGCGGCGCCGACGTCGTCGAGCTGACCAAGGTCCTCGCGGCGGCGGACAAGGACATCCAGCCGTTCGTGCTCAAGGGCGGCGTGGTCGACGGCCGCGCCGTGACGGCCGCGGAGATCCGCCAGATCTCCGAGCTGCCGCCGCGCGCGGTGCTGCTCGGACGGGCGGTCGGCAGCATGGTCAGCCCGCTGCGCGGGTTCGTCAGCGTCTGCCAGGGCAACATCCGCAAGCTCGTCTACGCGCTCGAGGCGGTGCGCCAGGCGAAGGAGAAGAGCGCGGCCTAG
- the rplL gene encoding 50S ribosomal protein L7/L12, whose amino-acid sequence MSTITKEQVVAFIENMTVLELAGFVKELEEKFGVSAAAPVAMMAAGAGPAAAAAAPAEQTEFDVMLMAAGAEKIKVIKVVREKTGLGLKEAKAVVDEAPKPVKEKVSKEEAEAIKKALEEVGAQVQVK is encoded by the coding sequence ATGTCCACGATCACGAAAGAGCAGGTTGTCGCCTTCATCGAGAACATGACCGTCCTGGAGCTGGCGGGCTTCGTCAAGGAGCTCGAGGAGAAGTTCGGCGTCTCCGCGGCGGCCCCGGTCGCCATGATGGCGGCCGGCGCGGGCCCGGCGGCGGCCGCTGCGGCGCCCGCCGAGCAGACCGAGTTCGACGTCATGCTCATGGCGGCCGGCGCCGAGAAGATCAAGGTGATCAAGGTCGTGCGCGAGAAGACCGGGCTCGGCCTGAAGGAGGCCAAGGCGGTCGTCGACGAGGCGCCGAAGCCCGTCAAGGAGAAGGTCTCCAAGGAGGAGGCCGAGGCGATCAAGAAGGCCCTCGAGGAGGTCGGCGCGCAGGTCCAGGTCAAGTAG